GAACAACCTAAATCTAATTGGGCTGTAACAGGGCTTTACTTCTACGATAACCGTGTGGTTGATTTTGCTAAAAAAGTAAAACCCTCTATTCGTGGTGAACTAGAAATTACGTCTATTAATCAGATGTATCTTGAGTGTGGCGAGCTTAATGTTGAACTGTTAGGGCGTGGTTTTGCATGGTTAGATACCGGCACTCACGACAGTTTAATTGAGGCTAGTACTTTCGTTCAAACCGTTGAAAAGCGCCAAGGATTTAAAGTGGCGTGTCTTGAAGAGATTGCTTGGCGTAATGGATGGCTCAATGATGACCAAGTAAGAGAAAGTGCAAAATCACTGTCTAAAACGGGTTATGGTCGCTATCTATTGGATTTATTACATGTCCGTCCTCGCCAATATTAATTATCTTGAGTGGGAAAGTGAATTTTTCTCACTCAAAACAGGGCGCCTTGAGTTTGATATTCAAGCGCCTGTATTAATAGACAAACAGCTTGATGCATTTGCTCTAGTTCAAGCTAAAGTCGCATCTCATGAGCTTTCACTCATCGATAAACTCAGTCAATTAGGTTTTCAATTTGCGGAAGGTGAAATTGATTTTAAACTTCCAATTGGCATAGAAAATGCTTGTAAGAAAGCGCCTGAATTATATTTTAGAAAGGCCAATGATGCTGATATTAATTTACTGATGAAAACGGCATCAGAGGCTTTTGTTCAAAGCCGTTTTCGAGCACCTTGGTATCAAGAAGGCGATAGCAGTCGTTTTTACGCATTATGGGTTAAAAAAGCCGTACTAGGCACGTTCGATGATATCTGCTTACTAACTTATGATATTGAAAATAACATGAGTGGTTTTGTCACTTTACGTCGTCTATCTGAAAGTGAAGCAAGAGTGGGGTTACTTGCAGTAATGCCCAATAGAACAGGACAAGGCATTGGTAAACAACTGATGTCGGCCGCGAAGTTTTGGTGTCAACAGCAAGGTATTTCAACCCTATATGTTGCAACACAAATCAGCAATATTGCAGCTTCGCGTTTATACACACACAGTGGGGGCTTAATAGAGAGCACCACTTATTGGTTATACAGGGGATAATATGATTCCGTTTAATAAACCACCCGTTGTCGGCACCGAATTAGAATATATGAAACAAGCCATGGAAAGTGGCAAGCTATGTGGTGATGGCAATTTCACAAAAAAATGTGAAAAGTGGTTAGAAGAACAATTTCATTGTCATAAAACGCTGTTAACGCCATCTTGTACTGCATCGCTTGAAATGGCTGCTATCTTATTAGATATCAAGCCTGGCGATGAAGTCATTATGCCGAGTTTTACCTTTGTTTCGACCTCTAATGCGTTTGTATTACGTGGGGCAACCATTGTTTTTGTTGATATTCGTCCAGATACCATGAATATCGATGAAACAAAAATTGAAGCGGCAATTACAGACAAAACTCGAGCTATCGTGCCTGTTCATTATGCGGGTGTTGCGTGTGAAATGGACACGATTATGGCTATTGCGAAAAGACATAATCTATTTGTTATCGAAGATGCAGCACAAGGTGTCATGTCAACTTACAAAGGTAAGGCATTGGGCACTATTGGTCATATTGGTTGCTATAGCTTCCATGAAACTAAAAACTACTCATCAGGTGGTGAAGGTGGTGCAACGCTTATTAACGATCCTGACTTAATCAATCGTGCAGAAGTTATCCGCGAAAAAGGCACTAATCGTAGCCAATTTTTCCGTGGACAAGTCGATAAATATACTTGGCGTGATATTGGTTCTAGTTACTTAATGTCAGATTTACAAGCTGCATATTTATGGGCACAGCTTGAAGAAGCTGAAAGAATTAATGAACGTCGCTTAGCGTTTTGGCAGATTTATTATGATGCATTGACACCATTAGCAGAGAAAGGCTTATTAACGCTTCCAATCGTTCCTGAAGGATTAGAACACAATGCGCATATGTTCTATATCAAACTGAACAATATCGAGCAACGTACTGCGTTTAATGATTATATGAAAGCGCACGATGTTTTAACTGTCTTCCACTATGTGTCATTGCATACCAGCCCAGCAGGTATGAAATTTGGTCGTTTTGATGGTGAAGATATTTTCACTACACAAGAAAGTGAACGTTTAGTGCGTTTACCTATGTTTTACAATATGACAGAAGAAGAACAGCAAATCGTTATTGGCCATATTCGCGATTTCTTTGCTTAATTATGTCATTAGCCAAAGCATCAATTTGGACAGCGGGATCAACCCTGATAAAAATCGGGGCTGGTCTGCTTGTTGTCAAATTACTCGCTGTCTCCTTTGGTCCTTCTGGCGTGGGATTAGCAGGTAACTTTCGTCAATTAATTACCGTACTTGGCGTATTGTCTGGTGCGGGTATTTTTAATGGTGTAACGAAATTAATCGCACAATATCAAGATGATGAGATTCAGCGCAAAAAAGTGTTGGGTACTTCATCATCTATGATTTTGCTGTTTTCTACACTGTTAGCTATTTTATTTCTTCTTTTTTCTGCCCCCATTAGCCAAGTGTTATTTGGCGATGATTATCATCGATATCAGGATATTGTAAGAGCCGTTGCTTTTATTCAAATGGGAATAGCGTATAGCAATTATTTCCTAGCGATATTAAAGGGGTATCGAGATGCCGCTGGTAATGCATTATCAATTATCACGGGTAGTATCATTGGTGTTATTGCTTATTATTTATGCTATTTATTTGCGGGTTATCACGGTGCATTAATTGGACTTGCATTAGTGCCTGCACTTATTTTATTTCCTGCTACATTTTTAGTAGTAAAGCGTAAGCGATTTGCGTTAAGTGAGCTTAAACCTCGTTGGGATAAGGCAATAGCAAGCCATCTTGGTAAATTTACGATTATGGCGATACTGACATCGATTACGTTGCCAGTCGCTTATATTATGATGCGTAATCTACTTGCTGAGCACTATAGCTGGGATGATGTTGGTATTTGGCAAGGTGTAACTAGCATTTCAGATGCTTACTTGCAGTTTATTACAGCCTCTTTTTCGGTTTATTTGTTGCCAACACTCTCTCGATTAACGCAAAAGAGTGACATTACCAAAGAGATCGTAAAATCACTGAAGTTTGTACTTCCTGCAGTTGCCGTTGCTAGTTTTATGGTGTGGTTATTGCGTGATTTTGCGATTTGGTTACTGTTTTCAGACAAATTTGTCGCTATGCGTGATTTATTTGCATGGCAACTTGTCGGTGATGTTTTAAAAGTAGGCGCTTATGTCTTTGGCTATTTAGTCATTGCAAAAGCGGCATTACGTTTTTATATCCTTACAGAAGTAAGTCAATTTGCTTTACTAACACTATTTTCCCGTTGGCTTATTCCTGAACATGGCGCACTTGGTGCAGCTCAAGCCTATATGGCAACATATATTATTTACTTCCTTCTCTGTAGTTCTGTTTTCGTGATTTATTGCAGGCGCAAATGACAACTTTGATTTACGTACTAGGTTCAGACATTGTGCATCATAACAACACAATGTTACGGTTTTTTAACGACCACCTCGTCACTGAGGCGGGATTAACGTATAAACCTCGTTTTATCGTTGCCAGTAAAGATACTTCACTACAAGAAAGCTACCCAGCTTTAGACATTGAGTGTTTATCGGATAAAAAACAGGTTGCGCAGAGAGTGATTACATTGGCAAAGGCTGATACTCACCAACGATTCCTTTTTTTAGGCCAATTTAATGCCCCGATTTGGTTGGCATTACTGACAGGTAAAATTAAGCGTCATCAGTTTTGGTGGCATATTTGGGGGGCCGATCTGTATCAGGATTCTAAGCAGCTCAAATTTAGGCTATTTTATCTTCTTCGCAAGTTAGCACAAAAACGAGTAGGGCGAGTGTTCGGCACACGAGGTGATCTTAACTACTTCGCGCAGTTTAACGTTAATATTCCAGCAAGTTTGCTTTATTTCCCAACAAGAATGGAACCAGCACTGACTGTGACAGAAAAGTCATCTATTGATGCACAACAAATCACTATTATTGTCGGAAATTCAGGGGACAGATCAAATCGCCATATTGAAGCATTACAATCGATAGCAGAACAATATGGAACGCGTGCAAAAGTGATTATCCCAATGGGATATCCTGATAATAATGACGTATATATTGATGAAGTATCTCAAGCTGTTAATCAGTTACTTCCTGATAATCAGGTTGAGATTTTACGTGATAAACTGGCATTTGATGATTATTTAGCCTTATTAAAGACATGTGATTTAGGCTATTTTATTTTTCATCGCCAGCAAGGCATTGGTACGCTTTGTCTACTTATCCAATTTGCGATCCCTTTTGTTATTAGCCGTCAAAACCCATTTTGGCAAGATTTAACAGAACAGAATGTTCCAGTCTTTTTCTCAGGTGATAAATTAGATGCTGCTCTGATTGAAGAAGCTCAACGTCAATTACTTATGCTTGATCGCCAAAGTATTACCTTCTTTGCGCCTAATTTTACTGATGGTTGGAAACAGTTGATTGAGATAAGTACAGGAGAACCCCAATGACATTGGCGGAACTGGGTGGCTTGACACTCGTTTATTTTATCTCCTTAAGTTTTATTTTATTACTGACTTATCAAGAGTTTCGTCGAGTTCGTTTCAATTTTAATGTTTTTTTCTCAATGCTTTATTTGCTGACATTCTATTTTGGCTTTCCACTGACCTGTATGTTGGTGTTCCAATTTGATGTGGCAGTTGTTCCTGTTGATTCATTATTATACGCATTATTAGCTTCTACCAGCTTCTATGCTATTTATTATGTAACTTATAAGGTTAGATTGAGAAAGCCCGTTAGCGGCCCTTCTAGGTCGTTATTTACGATGAATAGAGTAGAAACCAATCTTACCTGGATCTTATTGGCATTAATTGCATTTGTGACAGTAGGGATTTTCTTCCTACAAAATGGTTTTTTACTCTTTAAGCTCAAAACATATAGCCAAATTTTTTCAAGCCAAGTATCTGGTGTGGCGCTTAAGCGCTTTTTCTACTTTTTTATTCCCGCCATGCTGGTGGTCTATTTCTTAAAACCGACACAGCAGCGCTGGATTTTCTTCCTGTGTGCAACAGTTGGTTTCGGAATTTTAACTTATATCATTGTGGGTGGAACTCGCGCGAATATCATTATCGCTTTTGCTCTGTTTTTATTTATCGGCATTGTTCGTGGTTGGATAACGTTGTGGATGCTGGTTGCTGCGGGTGTGATGAGTATTGTAGGGATGTTTTGGCTGGCATTAAAACGCTATGGGCTTGATGTTAGTGGAGCTGAGGCTTTCTATACTTTCTTGTACCTAACTCGTGATACGTTCTCCCCTTGGGAAAATTTAGCATTATTACTTGATAATTATGACAAGATTGAGTTTCAAGGGCTTGCTCCAATTATTCGTGATTTTTATGTTTTTATTCCCTCTTGGGTGTGGCCTGAACGTCCTGATGTGGTACTCAATTCAGCAAACTACTTTACATGGGAAGTTCTTGATTACCATGCAGGCCTTGCGATTTCACCAACCTTAATTGGTTCTTTAGTGGTGATGGGGGGCGTTGTGTTTATCCCATTAGGCGCAATCGTGGTGGGATTAATTATTAAATGGTTTGATTGGTTGTATCAACAAGGACTTAATGAAAACAATCCTTATAAATCCGCTATTTTACAAGCATTCTGCTTTGGGGCTATTTTTAATATGATTGTTTTAGCGCGAGAAGGGGTTGATTCCTTTGTCTCTCGTGTTGTGTTTTTCTGTTTGGTTTTTGGTTTATGTTTAGTTGTTGCAAAACTGCTTTATTGGTTATTTGAAAGCGCGGGATTAGTACGTAATTACGTGACTCGTCAAATACAAGGTGAACCTCGTTTAGAGAAAAAGGAAAAGTAATGGGATCCAATTCAATTCCGAAGTATTCAATCCGTGGACATAATATCTGGGGATTTCGAAATATGGCTCATTTTCTGGATTATCTTTATGAAGGAACACAAATAAAAAGTGGATCTCTGATTGCGATAAATGCAGAAAAAATCCTAACCGCAGAAACTGATACTGCCTTGAATGAATTGCTTAACGAAGCTGATTATCTTTATGCAGATGGTATTAGTGTTGTGCGTGGTATTCGCCGTAAGTATCCAGATGCCAATGTTTCTCGTATTGCGGGTGCAGATTTATGGGAAGCATTAATGGAAAGAGCGGGTAAAGAAGGAACGCCAGCCTTTCTTGTTGGTGGCAAACCAGAAATTCTAGCTCAAACCGAAGATAAGCTAAAATCACAATGGAATGTGAATATTGTGGGGAGCCAAAATGGTTACTTCACACCTCAAGATAGAGATGCGTTATTTGAGCGTATAAAGGCCTCTGGTGCGAAGATAGTGACTATTGCTATGGGTTCACCTAAGCAAGAGCTATTTATTCGTGCATGCCGAGAGGTTTACCCTGATGCATTATATATGGGCGTGGGGGGGACTTATGACGTATTTACAGGTCATGTTAAGAGAGCACCGAAAGCATGGCAGAATCTTGGCTTAGAATGGTTATATCGTTTGTTATCACAACCAAGCCGAATTAAGCGCCAATTTAAGTTATTAAAATTTGTTGGATACTACTATTCCAATAAATTGTGATGGTCATGGATGTTCATTTGTTAGCTAAATGATTTATTCATACTTTCATCTAGCATCTTTATTGTTTAATTATTATACTAGTGGGGCGCTTAGCGTGTAAAAACGCTCCATTTATCGACGAAATGCACAAACTATCGTCAAACAAACTTTTTTTTTCAAAAAGCACTAGACAGACAGTGCGTAAATCCGTACTATCCTCTCCCGCAACGGCGTGAAGCGCCCGTAGCTCAGCTGGATAGAGCGCTGCCCTCCGGAGGCAGAGGTCTCAGGTTCGAATCCTGTCGGGCGCGCCATTAAAGCGTGCTAAGAGTTACGGTGAAGAGCGTTGTTGTAAGAAGTAATAAGATAGCTGTTATGGTGGCTATAGCTCAGTTGGTAGAGCCCTGGATTGTGATTCCAGTTGTCGTGGGTTCGAGTCCCATTAGCCACCCCATCTTATCTTAGTTATTGTTTATGCGAGGGTGGCGGAATTGGTAGACGCGCTAGCTTCAGGTGTTAGTGTTCTAACGGACGTGGGGGTTCAAGTCCCCCCCTTCGCACCAATAAACAAGATAAGAGCAGTGATTCAGACGGCGAGTAGCGCAGCCTGGTAGCGCAACTGGTTTGGGACCAGTGGGTCGGAGGTTCGAATCCTCTCTCGCCGACCAATAAGAAAAAGCCCCGATTTTTTATCGGGGCTTTTTCGTATCTGCGATTTATAATATTATATTTAAACTCAGCATATCCATATCCATATCCATATCCATATCCAATTCTAGTTTTGGCTACCTTTTTCTGGTACTTATTCTTAATTGATCTCAAATAGGAACAATAACGTCACTCTTTATAAGTGATATCTGGTCTTATCACTTAAGCTTTATTAATAATTTAAATTATTGCCTTATTTTACTCTTCATAAAACGAATAGATGAATTAATAAAAAAATGTTATTTAATTATATGAAATATAACGATCTTATTTTTTATGTCGGTAAATGCCAACACTTGCCATTTTTAATGTCGCTAATAGGTGACATTTAACTCATTGATTTAATGCTCTTAAATAAGTTGCGTATTTTTATTGTCGTGAAAAAGAGACGCATGTTAGGCCTTATATTTTCTTTTCTATTTAGCAATAGCAGTATGAAAGCATAGGTGATGTACTTTTTATCATAAAAAATGAGTGAAACAGAAAAGGAAAACTAAAATTCAATAAGTTATCTTATATTTTTGAGGCGGGAGATTTTTTTTATCAAAAAAATAAAAGTTGGCACGATAAATGCTTTATTTATATCGTAGATGCTCATTCCACTCCTTATGATAGCATTGACTTCATAAACCTAGGAATGATGCAGAGCCGATTATTCGGTGCCTACGTCCACGTTAACGATGAACATCATTCATCATCAACAGGACGAAACGTTGAGTGAGGCACCATCCGTCTGTAGACCTGATTGTATATTTATGCGCCTGTATAGTTTTATACAGGCGTTTTTTTCTATGTGCTTTTTTTACGTCATATAGCCTATCCGTTTTGTGTTCATCGCCTTATCACGTTATCATCCAGCGCAAGGATAGACGGGAGATAGTAGCATCATGATAAATAAACAAAAAGCATACCTTGCACAGGAAAGACTCTTTCTCATAGAGAAGTTTGGCCCATTATTATTCTTTTTGATCCCATTGATTATGTTGATTATTGGTGGCAAATCATGGGCGAAGTATGTGGCTTTTCTTTGTCAGGGGATTGCGCTGATTTATATCGTGGTGTTTTACCAAGCAAGAAAATATTACTTGTCATTTAATCAAGAAAACGTGAAAGGAATTCCCGGTCGTTTTTATCGTATTGCTTGGATATATATCTTTTTGACTTTATGTGTAGAAGTGGTGGTGTTATTTCAATATGGCTTTTAAATCACATAAAAAAACCCTCAATAATAAAGAGGGTTTTTAGATCAGGTGATTAAACGATTTATGATCACATTTTTATCGAATGAGCTTATTTACTTTTTTTTCGGCTCTTCAAAAATGACAGAATCTTTTTTAAGAGTCATTAATAAAGCATCCTTACGTACTTTGGCCGACTCCTCAGATTTTTTCTGTTTATCCAAGGCATCAGCAAGCCACGCAAAGTCATGAACGTCAGGTCGCTGTTTTAACGCATTACGAAATGCTGATTCTGCTTGCACCCATTGCCCTTGTTGCATGGCAATTTGACCTAATGTACTGTTGAGTAACGGTGTAGGGCCATGTTGCTTAATAAGTGAATTTAGCACTTTTAAAATCACATTAGCATCTGTATTTTTTAAACGTGGCAACAGTAAGATCAAGCGTTCATCATACTGACGTTTGATCCCTTCTAAAATGATCGTTTGGGCAGTAACAGGATCGTTGCACTCAATAAGATGTTCAGCTAAAACAACACGTAATGCATTATCATGATGT
This portion of the Proteus vulgaris genome encodes:
- the rffC gene encoding dTDP-4-amino-4,6-dideoxy-D-galactose acyltransferase, with product MSVLANINYLEWESEFFSLKTGRLEFDIQAPVLIDKQLDAFALVQAKVASHELSLIDKLSQLGFQFAEGEIDFKLPIGIENACKKAPELYFRKANDADINLLMKTASEAFVQSRFRAPWYQEGDSSRFYALWVKKAVLGTFDDICLLTYDIENNMSGFVTLRRLSESEARVGLLAVMPNRTGQGIGKQLMSAAKFWCQQQGISTLYVATQISNIAASRLYTHSGGLIESTTYWLYRG
- the rffA gene encoding dTDP-4-amino-4,6-dideoxygalactose transaminase codes for the protein MIPFNKPPVVGTELEYMKQAMESGKLCGDGNFTKKCEKWLEEQFHCHKTLLTPSCTASLEMAAILLDIKPGDEVIMPSFTFVSTSNAFVLRGATIVFVDIRPDTMNIDETKIEAAITDKTRAIVPVHYAGVACEMDTIMAIAKRHNLFVIEDAAQGVMSTYKGKALGTIGHIGCYSFHETKNYSSGGEGGATLINDPDLINRAEVIREKGTNRSQFFRGQVDKYTWRDIGSSYLMSDLQAAYLWAQLEEAERINERRLAFWQIYYDALTPLAEKGLLTLPIVPEGLEHNAHMFYIKLNNIEQRTAFNDYMKAHDVLTVFHYVSLHTSPAGMKFGRFDGEDIFTTQESERLVRLPMFYNMTEEEQQIVIGHIRDFFA
- the wzxE gene encoding lipid III flippase WzxE, producing MSLAKASIWTAGSTLIKIGAGLLVVKLLAVSFGPSGVGLAGNFRQLITVLGVLSGAGIFNGVTKLIAQYQDDEIQRKKVLGTSSSMILLFSTLLAILFLLFSAPISQVLFGDDYHRYQDIVRAVAFIQMGIAYSNYFLAILKGYRDAAGNALSIITGSIIGVIAYYLCYLFAGYHGALIGLALVPALILFPATFLVVKRKRFALSELKPRWDKAIASHLGKFTIMAILTSITLPVAYIMMRNLLAEHYSWDDVGIWQGVTSISDAYLQFITASFSVYLLPTLSRLTQKSDITKEIVKSLKFVLPAVAVASFMVWLLRDFAIWLLFSDKFVAMRDLFAWQLVGDVLKVGAYVFGYLVIAKAALRFYILTEVSQFALLTLFSRWLIPEHGALGAAQAYMATYIIYFLLCSSVFVIYCRRK
- a CDS encoding TDP-N-acetylfucosamine:lipid II N-acetylfucosaminyltransferase, which codes for MTTLIYVLGSDIVHHNNTMLRFFNDHLVTEAGLTYKPRFIVASKDTSLQESYPALDIECLSDKKQVAQRVITLAKADTHQRFLFLGQFNAPIWLALLTGKIKRHQFWWHIWGADLYQDSKQLKFRLFYLLRKLAQKRVGRVFGTRGDLNYFAQFNVNIPASLLYFPTRMEPALTVTEKSSIDAQQITIIVGNSGDRSNRHIEALQSIAEQYGTRAKVIIPMGYPDNNDVYIDEVSQAVNQLLPDNQVEILRDKLAFDDYLALLKTCDLGYFIFHRQQGIGTLCLLIQFAIPFVISRQNPFWQDLTEQNVPVFFSGDKLDAALIEEAQRQLLMLDRQSITFFAPNFTDGWKQLIEISTGEPQ
- the wzyE gene encoding ECA oligosaccharide polymerase; translation: MTLAELGGLTLVYFISLSFILLLTYQEFRRVRFNFNVFFSMLYLLTFYFGFPLTCMLVFQFDVAVVPVDSLLYALLASTSFYAIYYVTYKVRLRKPVSGPSRSLFTMNRVETNLTWILLALIAFVTVGIFFLQNGFLLFKLKTYSQIFSSQVSGVALKRFFYFFIPAMLVVYFLKPTQQRWIFFLCATVGFGILTYIIVGGTRANIIIAFALFLFIGIVRGWITLWMLVAAGVMSIVGMFWLALKRYGLDVSGAEAFYTFLYLTRDTFSPWENLALLLDNYDKIEFQGLAPIIRDFYVFIPSWVWPERPDVVLNSANYFTWEVLDYHAGLAISPTLIGSLVVMGGVVFIPLGAIVVGLIIKWFDWLYQQGLNENNPYKSAILQAFCFGAIFNMIVLAREGVDSFVSRVVFFCLVFGLCLVVAKLLYWLFESAGLVRNYVTRQIQGEPRLEKKEK
- the wecG gene encoding lipopolysaccharide N-acetylmannosaminouronosyltransferase yields the protein MGSNSIPKYSIRGHNIWGFRNMAHFLDYLYEGTQIKSGSLIAINAEKILTAETDTALNELLNEADYLYADGISVVRGIRRKYPDANVSRIAGADLWEALMERAGKEGTPAFLVGGKPEILAQTEDKLKSQWNVNIVGSQNGYFTPQDRDALFERIKASGAKIVTIAMGSPKQELFIRACREVYPDALYMGVGGTYDVFTGHVKRAPKAWQNLGLEWLYRLLSQPSRIKRQFKLLKFVGYYYSNKL